The Geothrix oryzae DNA window GCTGGAAGCCCAGCAGAGCATGTTCCCCATCGGATCGGAGATGGAGATGATCGTGTTGTTGAAGGACGCCTGGACGTGAGCCACGCCATGGGGAACGTTCTTCTTTTCCTTCTTCTTGACCACCTTTTTACCGGCGGTCCGGGTCTGAGTCTTGGCCATGTGCTCCTCGCCTTACTTCTTCTTGCCGGCTACGGTGCGTCGCTTGCCCTTGCGGGTGCGGGCGTTGGTATGCGTGCGCTGACCACGGACGGGGAGGCCCTTCCGGTGGCGCAGGCCGCGATAGCAGCCGATGTCCATGAGCCGCTTGATGTCGAGGGAGATGTTCTTGCGGAGGTCGCCCTCCACCGTCTCCTCGGCGGTGATGACGCGGCGGATGCGACCGACCTCGTCTTCCGTCAGATCCCGCACCTTGGTGCCGAAATCGACCTTCGCGCGGGTCAGGATGCTGTGCGCCTTGGCGCGCCCGATGCCGAAAATGTAGGTGAGCGCGATCTCGATGCGCT harbors:
- the rpsM gene encoding 30S ribosomal protein S13, giving the protein MARISGIDLPIGKRIEIALTYIFGIGRAKAHSILTRAKVDFGTKVRDLTEDEVGRIRRVITAEETVEGDLRKNISLDIKRLMDIGCYRGLRHRKGLPVRGQRTHTNARTRKGKRRTVAGKKK